A single region of the Biomaibacter acetigenes genome encodes:
- a CDS encoding site-2 protease family protein yields MTFKILEMDINIDFFFALIIFSSLFAGLWAQMIAALMALGFHEMGHVISARAMGIKVEKIDILPFGGRIKIANLDEAVPEVEMLTALAGPMANFAVSVFLLFLINQSVISPKTGNNFINYQLMIGLFNMLPALPLDGGRVFVLWLRQHMNFISAVRVAAGLSKALALVMFLAAVIGLFMSRFFINFIIAGFFLLIYASKEQKEAPLFFIKHIARKKEILFKKGFLPIEGLAAVEKTPVKQLLYEFMPHKYYFVYILDNGMKIKKYLTETEIFDKIIQEGLDIRLKDLI; encoded by the coding sequence ATGACTTTTAAAATCCTGGAGATGGATATTAATATCGACTTTTTTTTTGCCCTTATAATATTTTCTTCCTTATTTGCGGGATTATGGGCCCAGATGATTGCTGCCTTGATGGCCCTGGGGTTTCATGAGATGGGACATGTGATATCAGCCCGGGCTATGGGCATAAAAGTAGAAAAGATAGACATTTTACCTTTTGGTGGAAGAATAAAGATAGCAAATCTAGATGAAGCAGTCCCTGAAGTTGAAATGCTGACTGCACTGGCAGGCCCCATGGCTAATTTTGCTGTATCGGTTTTTTTATTGTTTTTAATTAACCAGAGTGTAATATCACCCAAAACAGGAAATAATTTTATTAATTATCAGTTGATGATAGGGCTTTTTAACATGTTACCGGCCCTTCCTTTAGATGGCGGAAGGGTTTTTGTTTTATGGCTCAGACAGCATATGAATTTTATATCGGCGGTACGCGTGGCTGCCGGACTCAGCAAGGCTCTTGCACTGGTAATGTTTCTGGCTGCTGTCATAGGCTTATTTATGAGTAGGTTTTTTATCAATTTTATCATTGCCGGATTTTTTTTGTTGATATATGCATCAAAAGAACAAAAGGAAGCCCCTTTATTTTTTATTAAACATATAGCCAGAAAAAAAGAAATACTGTTTAAGAAGGGATTTTTACCCATAGAAGGTCTCGCAGCCGTGGAAAAAACCCCGGTAAAACAACTGCTGTACGAGTTTATGCCTCACAAATACTATTTTGTTTATATTCTGGATAACGGCATGAAAATAAAAAAGTATTTGACTGAAACGGAAATATTTGACAAAATAATACAGGAAGGATTAGACATAAGATTAAAAGACCTGATATAA
- a CDS encoding M23 family metallopeptidase has protein sequence MYYNYYERSPKKNWLNMLDLKKVLICALLLIAVILLKKIDTPFTNLALSKIDYYVFKYTYDFKNLADTLKELPQVAESVPVFKQTASKSLVLPVSGDITSVFGKRIHPVLKVERMHNGIDIAQKEGTPVKAVLDGVVASVGEDPELGRFIKLNHDGGLATVYAHLKDVYVKQNEIVKQSFIIGTVGKSGLADSPHLHFEILKNDVPQDPEKWLNIP, from the coding sequence ATGTATTATAACTATTATGAACGCAGTCCTAAAAAAAACTGGCTTAATATGCTGGATTTGAAAAAGGTACTTATATGTGCGCTACTGCTGATAGCCGTAATCCTGCTTAAAAAAATCGACACCCCATTTACAAATCTTGCGCTTTCCAAGATAGACTATTATGTTTTTAAATATACATATGATTTTAAAAATCTGGCAGATACCCTCAAGGAGCTCCCCCAGGTGGCGGAAAGTGTCCCTGTTTTTAAGCAAACGGCCTCAAAATCTCTTGTTCTTCCAGTGTCGGGTGACATCACTTCGGTTTTTGGAAAAAGGATACATCCCGTTTTAAAAGTTGAAAGAATGCATAACGGTATTGATATAGCCCAAAAGGAAGGAACTCCTGTAAAAGCTGTTCTTGATGGAGTTGTTGCTTCTGTGGGAGAAGATCCGGAGCTGGGGCGTTTTATAAAGCTGAATCATGATGGAGGTCTTGCGACGGTTTATGCACACTTGAAGGATGTTTATGTAAAACAAAATGAAATTGTCAAACAGAGTTTCATAATAGGGACCGTGGGCAAGAGCGGCCTGGCAGACTCACCCCACCTGCATTTTGAAATATTAAAGAATGATGTTCCCCAGGACCCTGAGAAATGGTTAAATATACCTTAA
- the rodA gene encoding rod shape-determining protein RodA, which produces MNYKLLKNIEYHILIVIVIITIISILIISSATHATAPGGNFHYTKMQFIWFCLGLVAMFFIMAVDYHTIAQWSNVIYAVNLGMLIAVMILGRESMGAQRWIPLGPFSLQPSEFAKLALIITLAKYLDRKKSLNNIKDVALAFFHVGIPLILIMKQPDLGTSLVLLAILFGMIFVAGISFKLFGAIIGIGVMSLPLLWNFLHDYQKKRILVFLNPNLDPLGAGYHVIQSKIAIGSGKLLGKGLFQGTQNQLDFIPEQHTDFIFAVLGEELGFVGGMLLLVLFFLLIYYTIQVAFKARDLLGTYMVIGIATMWTFQVMVNIGMTLGIMPVTGIPLPFMSYGGSSFLMNMMSVGLVLNIGMRRQKILF; this is translated from the coding sequence ATGAATTATAAACTATTAAAAAATATAGAATATCACATATTGATAGTGATTGTAATCATAACAATTATTAGTATTTTAATCATAAGCAGCGCCACTCATGCCACCGCTCCGGGGGGGAATTTCCATTACACCAAAATGCAGTTTATTTGGTTCTGTCTTGGCCTTGTGGCCATGTTTTTTATAATGGCGGTGGATTATCATACAATTGCCCAATGGTCGAATGTTATTTATGCCGTCAATCTTGGTATGTTGATAGCGGTAATGATATTAGGCCGGGAAAGCATGGGAGCCCAGCGATGGATTCCCCTTGGTCCGTTCAGCCTTCAGCCTTCGGAATTTGCAAAGCTTGCCCTTATTATTACCCTTGCAAAGTATTTGGACAGGAAGAAGTCTTTAAATAATATAAAAGATGTAGCTTTGGCTTTTTTTCATGTGGGCATACCTCTTATACTTATTATGAAGCAGCCGGATTTGGGCACTTCACTGGTTTTGCTTGCAATTCTATTCGGTATGATATTTGTGGCGGGTATAAGTTTCAAACTTTTTGGAGCCATTATAGGAATAGGCGTGATGTCTCTTCCCCTGCTGTGGAACTTTTTACATGACTATCAAAAAAAAAGAATTCTGGTTTTTTTAAATCCAAATCTGGACCCACTGGGGGCCGGTTACCATGTAATTCAGTCAAAGATTGCCATTGGTTCGGGTAAACTCCTGGGGAAGGGTCTGTTCCAAGGAACCCAAAATCAGCTGGACTTTATCCCCGAACAGCATACAGATTTTATTTTCGCGGTTTTGGGAGAAGAATTGGGCTTTGTAGGGGGAATGTTGCTGCTTGTTTTGTTTTTTCTATTGATATACTATACCATCCAGGTAGCCTTTAAAGCCAGGGACTTGCTGGGGACCTACATGGTCATCGGTATAGCCACGATGTGGACTTTCCAGGTGATGGTGAATATAGGGATGACTCTGGGAATAATGCCCGTGACAGGAATACCGCTGCCCTTTATGAGCTATGGAGGAAGTTCCTTTCTGATGAACATGATGTCCGTGGGCCTTGTGTTAAATATCGGTATGCGGCGACAGAAAATATTGTTTTAA
- a CDS encoding cell division protein FtsA, translating to MKIGQEVFALDIGTRTVVGLVVRKQEKGYEILAHKVLEHKGRAMYDGQIHDVEAVAGSVRQIKESLESIMGKKLERAAVAAAGRALYTVEAVAGKNTSPFVEITREDIDCLKADALANAIKSISGKNASDAFADYHCVGYSIVKWFLEDEELDNLVGQKGRSISVKIVATFLPRSVVESLLTVLKRCGLELYSITLEPIAAGSVVILPGMRKLNIALVDIGAGTSDIAISRDGSIFAYGMVPMAGDEITEKICETYLLDFNEGERVKRELLTKRKVCFQDILGQNHELDTKDILEAVKTSTYQLSSEIAQKILGLNGKAPAAVICVGGGSLMPGLAECIAAQLDLPKDRVGIRSRENIAFVGGQEELSGPFAVTPVGIAVNALEGTTLSFINVKVNDIAVNILGQDKPTVLKALLHAGFTPAQIFGIPGMALTFKLNGDLKVVKGKMAKPAEIMINGKKTGLDAVISDGDVIAFKPAVDGEPGRAKVGDFINDDDKINIKINGRDFCINPDIIIDGKPVTPEEDIMDNASITLRIKKLILSDIFNIISFKPDGMAGKLVMKINGCDAGFASPVQNGDEIDIYWKNIPS from the coding sequence GTGAAAATTGGACAGGAAGTTTTTGCCCTGGATATTGGAACCAGGACAGTGGTGGGTCTGGTGGTACGAAAACAGGAAAAAGGTTATGAGATACTGGCTCATAAAGTTCTGGAACATAAGGGAAGGGCTATGTACGACGGCCAGATACATGATGTTGAGGCTGTGGCAGGCAGCGTCAGGCAAATAAAGGAATCCCTGGAAAGCATAATGGGCAAAAAACTGGAAAGGGCGGCGGTGGCAGCTGCAGGCAGAGCCCTGTATACCGTGGAAGCCGTGGCCGGAAAAAATACCTCACCTTTTGTGGAAATCACCAGGGAGGATATAGACTGTCTTAAAGCCGATGCCCTGGCCAATGCCATAAAGTCCATATCGGGGAAAAATGCTTCCGACGCTTTTGCGGATTATCATTGCGTGGGCTACAGCATAGTAAAGTGGTTCCTGGAAGATGAGGAACTGGATAATCTTGTAGGGCAGAAAGGCCGTTCAATTTCGGTTAAAATTGTAGCGACCTTTCTTCCCAGGTCTGTGGTTGAAAGCCTGCTGACAGTATTGAAGAGGTGCGGCCTTGAACTTTACAGCATCACACTGGAACCCATAGCTGCCGGGTCCGTTGTGATTCTTCCCGGCATGAGAAAGCTCAACATAGCATTGGTAGATATAGGTGCGGGAACTTCCGATATTGCCATTTCTAGAGATGGCAGCATTTTTGCCTATGGTATGGTGCCTATGGCCGGTGATGAGATAACAGAAAAGATATGTGAGACGTACCTTCTGGACTTTAATGAAGGCGAAAGAGTAAAGCGAGAACTTTTGACAAAGAGAAAAGTATGTTTTCAGGATATCTTAGGCCAAAACCATGAGCTTGACACAAAGGATATTTTAGAAGCGGTAAAAACATCTACTTATCAGTTATCCTCCGAAATAGCTCAAAAAATATTGGGACTTAACGGCAAGGCTCCAGCAGCCGTGATATGCGTGGGCGGGGGCAGCCTGATGCCGGGCCTTGCGGAATGCATTGCCGCTCAACTAGATTTACCCAAAGATAGGGTCGGAATAAGGAGCAGAGAAAACATCGCCTTTGTGGGAGGACAGGAGGAACTCTCAGGACCTTTTGCAGTGACTCCGGTGGGGATCGCCGTCAATGCCCTGGAAGGCACTACCCTATCCTTTATTAATGTAAAGGTGAATGATATAGCGGTAAATATTCTTGGACAGGATAAACCCACAGTTTTAAAAGCATTGCTTCATGCTGGATTTACTCCGGCACAGATTTTTGGCATACCCGGGATGGCTTTGACTTTTAAATTAAACGGGGACCTGAAAGTGGTTAAAGGTAAAATGGCAAAACCGGCTGAAATTATGATAAATGGGAAGAAAACAGGGCTGGATGCCGTGATTTCCGATGGGGATGTCATTGCGTTTAAACCTGCGGTGGACGGTGAACCGGGTAGGGCAAAAGTGGGAGATTTTATTAATGATGATGATAAAATCAATATAAAAATAAACGGCCGCGATTTTTGTATAAACCCGGATATAATCATTGATGGTAAACCGGTTACTCCCGAAGAAGACATAATGGATAATGCCTCGATAACCCTCAGGATAAAAAAGCTTATTTTAAGCGACATCTTCAATATTATATCTTTTAAACCTGACGGCATGGCAGGCAAACTTGTCATGAAAATAAACGGATGTGACGCCGGCTTTGCCAGCCCGGTACAAAATGGCGATGAAATAGATATATACTGGAAAAACATACCCTCTTGA
- the minE gene encoding cell division topological specificity factor MinE: MDFLKIFGREDVASKDIAKERLRLILVHDRANVSPKFLEMIKGQLINIISDYMEIEEDGMEIKLTRMKKDEETTVPALVANIPIKKMKHLAKI, translated from the coding sequence ATGGACTTTTTAAAAATTTTTGGTAGGGAAGATGTGGCCAGCAAGGATATTGCCAAAGAAAGATTACGCCTGATCCTCGTCCATGACAGGGCTAATGTATCGCCAAAATTTCTTGAAATGATTAAAGGCCAGTTGATCAACATCATTTCCGACTATATGGAAATTGAAGAAGACGGTATGGAAATTAAACTCACAAGGATGAAGAAGGATGAAGAAACTACAGTGCCGGCGCTGGTGGCAAATATCCCTATAAAAAAGATGAAGCACCTGGCGAAAATTTGA
- the minD gene encoding septum site-determining protein MinD, whose translation MSQVLVITSGKGGVGKTTTTANIGTGLALYKHRKVVMVDADIGLRNLDVVMGLENRIVYDLVDVTHGICRLKQALIKDKRFENLYLLPAAQTKDKTAVTPDQMKKLCDELRKDFDYVLIDCPAGIEQGFKNAIAGADKAIIVTTPEVSAVRDADRIVGLLEASGFEEPKLLINRIRPDMVKRGDMMNIDDMIDILAIELLGVVPEDEKIVVSTNRGEPAVADEASRAGQAYRNITRRIEGEDVPLMTIEEVEPTFMDKLRMLFGLKARTAKGEGARWTF comes from the coding sequence ATGAGTCAGGTATTGGTAATTACTTCAGGAAAGGGAGGGGTTGGGAAGACCACAACCACAGCAAACATCGGGACAGGCCTTGCTCTTTATAAACACAGAAAGGTTGTAATGGTAGATGCGGATATCGGACTGAGAAATCTGGATGTTGTAATGGGGTTGGAGAACAGGATTGTTTATGACCTGGTAGATGTAACTCATGGGATATGCAGGTTAAAACAGGCCCTTATAAAGGACAAGCGCTTCGAAAATCTTTATCTTTTACCGGCAGCCCAGACAAAGGATAAGACAGCAGTAACACCGGACCAGATGAAGAAATTATGTGATGAACTGCGCAAGGATTTCGATTATGTGCTCATAGACTGTCCCGCTGGAATAGAACAGGGTTTTAAAAACGCCATAGCCGGAGCCGACAAAGCCATTATAGTTACAACCCCTGAAGTATCTGCCGTGAGAGATGCAGACAGAATAGTCGGTCTTCTGGAAGCATCGGGTTTTGAAGAGCCTAAACTGTTGATTAACCGAATCAGGCCCGACATGGTGAAGCGCGGCGACATGATGAATATTGATGATATGATAGATATCCTGGCCATAGAGCTTTTAGGAGTGGTTCCCGAAGATGAAAAAATCGTGGTATCCACCAACCGTGGGGAGCCTGCTGTGGCAGACGAGGCCTCAAGAGCAGGCCAGGCTTATAGGAACATAACCCGGCGCATTGAGGGAGAAGATGTACCCTTGATGACCATAGAAGAAGTTGAACCCACCTTTATGGACAAGCTGCGCATGTTGTTTGGATTAAAAGCCCGCACAGCGAAAGGGGAGGGAGCCAGATGGACTTTTTAA
- the minC gene encoding septum site-determining protein MinC: MAIEPVIIKGNRDGISIILEKCADFESTKNAIYEKLKSGKDFFAGSRAHIKVKNGTLSPEEYMNLEQLLKEFDMSLQKQAPPKTFIFPRQSRNRILLLKKTVRSGQKISYKGTIVILGDVNPGSEIVAAGDILVMGVLRGMAHAGARGDMSAIVAAFRLQPTQLRIAGIISRPPEEKQEVPQFPEIARLKDKAIIIEPYYQLNFESIKRKQEGIK; the protein is encoded by the coding sequence ATGGCTATTGAACCTGTGATAATAAAAGGTAACCGGGATGGTATCAGTATAATACTGGAAAAATGTGCCGATTTTGAGAGCACCAAAAATGCCATTTATGAAAAACTAAAAAGCGGCAAAGATTTTTTCGCCGGTAGCAGGGCTCACATAAAAGTAAAAAACGGAACTTTAAGCCCTGAAGAATACATGAATCTTGAACAGCTCTTAAAGGAATTCGACATGAGCCTGCAAAAGCAAGCGCCTCCAAAAACCTTTATTTTTCCGAGACAATCCCGTAACCGCATTTTACTTTTAAAGAAAACTGTGAGGTCGGGACAAAAAATATCCTATAAGGGAACCATTGTGATTCTCGGGGATGTTAATCCGGGAAGTGAAATTGTAGCTGCAGGGGACATCCTGGTAATGGGTGTATTAAGGGGTATGGCGCACGCAGGAGCCCGCGGAGATATGTCGGCAATTGTGGCGGCTTTCCGGCTTCAGCCCACCCAGCTCCGAATAGCCGGTATCATTTCAAGACCCCCGGAGGAGAAGCAAGAGGTGCCGCAATTCCCTGAAATAGCACGCTTGAAAGACAAAGCCATTATAATAGAACCATATTACCAGTTAAATTTTGAAAGCATAAAAAGAAAACAGGAGGGGATTAAATGA
- the mrdA gene encoding penicillin-binding protein 2 produces the protein MDVKKLEKRLYIFISAVVCVFVFLTAGLSTLQIVKGDEYEKLAQENRIRLIPVTAPRGVFKDRYGRELVNNRPSFTVSYMNVNSKPDEQDRVFQTLGQILKIPHFTDVSNEKYVLDEKGEFLLNQIPIVDLNGDGKLDQNDVKIFEEASGKQVIPQKIDFSTGKISLNLKPGAQVLATYRYDTFRNRIRDQGYKKYMPVRLKTDVDFQTISRIEESRLPGVVIEVEPIRNYLYGNIGSHIYGYVGEINREELQSLKDKGYRPGDLIGKMGLEKVLEPYLKGKDGGQQVEVTSTGKPIKVLGQEPPIPGDTVNLTIDARLQQVAENALREELLKLQTDKYKPFPNAKKGAVVVLNVKTGEVLAMVSVPDFDPNMFARGITQKEWQSLVNNPLRPMVNTAIAGTYPPGSVFKMVTATAALENKVTTEKEYIYDPGVYWTIAPKKDWKPGGHGTVNIVKALAQSCNIFFYEMGRRLGIDNIEKYARMYGLGKLTGIELPGEKEGTVASRDYKASVFKRSEDKVWYPAETLDAAIGQGYHSFTPLQIADYVAAIANNGYWMKPHIIKSIVDASGKVVLEKKPEIAGRVDVSSKTFEIIKKGMRGVVSPGGTAYSAFANFPIPLAGKTGTAQWDLTKDPHGWFVAFAPFDDPEIAVAVFIEQAGSGGSTGGPVARAILETYFHLNENIKQEDYLVQP, from the coding sequence GTGGATGTAAAAAAGCTGGAAAAACGTTTATATATTTTCATAAGTGCTGTTGTATGCGTATTCGTATTTTTAACCGCCGGCCTTTCTACACTTCAGATTGTTAAGGGCGACGAATATGAAAAACTGGCCCAGGAAAACCGTATAAGGCTTATCCCTGTTACGGCTCCTCGCGGTGTTTTTAAGGATAGGTACGGGAGGGAACTTGTCAACAACCGCCCCAGTTTTACGGTATCATATATGAATGTAAATTCAAAACCAGATGAACAGGACAGGGTTTTTCAAACATTGGGCCAGATTCTGAAGATTCCACATTTCACCGATGTATCAAACGAAAAATATGTGCTGGATGAAAAAGGAGAGTTTTTGTTAAACCAGATACCGATTGTGGACTTGAACGGAGACGGAAAGCTGGACCAAAATGATGTGAAGATCTTTGAAGAGGCTTCGGGTAAACAAGTTATACCCCAAAAAATAGACTTTTCCACAGGTAAAATAAGCCTTAACTTGAAGCCTGGCGCCCAGGTGCTTGCCACATACCGTTATGACACCTTCAGAAACAGAATAAGGGACCAGGGATATAAAAAGTACATGCCTGTACGTTTAAAAACCGATGTGGATTTTCAAACGATCTCCAGAATCGAGGAAAGCCGTCTTCCCGGTGTGGTTATTGAAGTGGAACCCATTCGGAATTACCTGTATGGAAATATTGGTTCCCATATTTATGGATATGTGGGCGAAATTAATCGAGAAGAACTTCAATCACTTAAAGATAAGGGCTACCGGCCGGGAGACTTGATAGGTAAGATGGGGCTTGAAAAAGTGCTGGAACCTTATTTAAAAGGGAAGGACGGCGGGCAACAGGTGGAAGTGACATCTACCGGCAAACCCATTAAAGTATTAGGGCAGGAACCGCCTATTCCCGGAGATACCGTAAATCTTACCATTGATGCCAGGTTACAGCAGGTGGCAGAAAATGCCCTGCGGGAAGAATTATTAAAGCTGCAAACAGATAAATACAAGCCATTTCCGAATGCAAAAAAGGGTGCCGTGGTGGTTCTCAATGTTAAAACCGGTGAAGTACTGGCAATGGTTAGCGTCCCGGACTTCGATCCCAATATGTTTGCCCGGGGAATTACTCAGAAAGAATGGCAAAGTCTTGTCAATAACCCACTGAGACCCATGGTCAATACCGCCATAGCCGGGACATATCCGCCCGGTTCTGTATTTAAGATGGTAACTGCTACTGCAGCGCTGGAAAATAAGGTAACCACAGAGAAAGAATATATATACGACCCCGGAGTTTACTGGACCATAGCGCCCAAAAAAGATTGGAAGCCCGGCGGCCATGGCACTGTAAATATTGTGAAAGCTCTTGCCCAGTCGTGCAATATATTTTTCTATGAAATGGGAAGGCGCTTGGGAATAGATAATATAGAGAAATATGCCAGGATGTATGGTCTGGGAAAACTTACGGGCATTGAACTGCCGGGAGAAAAAGAGGGAACGGTGGCCAGCAGGGATTACAAAGCGAGTGTTTTCAAACGTTCGGAAGATAAGGTCTGGTATCCCGCTGAAACACTGGATGCGGCCATAGGCCAGGGTTATCATAGCTTCACACCGCTGCAGATTGCCGACTATGTTGCAGCGATTGCAAACAACGGCTACTGGATGAAACCGCATATAATAAAATCCATAGTGGATGCCAGCGGTAAGGTGGTGCTGGAAAAGAAACCGGAGATAGCGGGAAGAGTGGATGTTTCTTCAAAGACCTTTGAAATAATAAAGAAGGGCATGAGGGGAGTAGTCTCACCCGGGGGTACCGCTTATTCGGCATTTGCCAACTTTCCCATTCCGCTGGCCGGAAAGACGGGAACAGCTCAATGGGATCTGACAAAAGACCCGCATGGATGGTTTGTAGCCTTTGCACCTTTTGATGACCCGGAAATCGCTGTAGCAGTATTCATAGAACAGGCGGGTTCCGGCGGAAGTACAGGTGGCCCCGTGGCCAGAGCCATACTGGAAACTTATTTTCATCTTAATGAAAATATCAAGCAGGAAGATTACCTTGTTCAGCCGTAA
- the mreD gene encoding rod shape-determining protein MreD has protein sequence MMAYVFIMVILLVFQSTVMELFKIGGIKPDLPLVFALCCSLVKGENMGAFMGFVNGILEDIVYGRFLGFNALIKFLTGYIQGYFTRDIFKGPAIITMSLTFLGTLVYNIIFIFLSLIFKEITNPWYFFTPIVLPSALFNMIISPFVYYAIVKIERFFDYYFNVKY, from the coding sequence ATGATGGCATATGTTTTTATAATGGTTATACTCCTGGTTTTCCAATCTACTGTCATGGAACTTTTTAAAATCGGGGGAATTAAACCGGACCTGCCCCTGGTTTTCGCCTTATGCTGCTCACTGGTAAAAGGAGAGAACATGGGGGCATTTATGGGGTTTGTCAACGGTATTTTAGAAGACATAGTTTATGGCAGGTTTTTGGGTTTTAATGCTCTAATAAAATTTCTTACCGGTTATATCCAGGGATATTTTACCAGGGATATATTCAAGGGTCCGGCTATTATCACCATGAGCCTTACTTTTCTGGGAACCCTGGTATACAATATTATATTCATTTTTTTAAGTTTGATTTTTAAGGAGATAACAAATCCATGGTATTTTTTCACGCCGATTGTTCTTCCGTCGGCTCTTTTTAATATGATAATTTCACCCTTTGTATATTACGCAATAGTAAAAATAGAGCGATTTTTCGATTACTATTTCAATGTGAAATATTGA
- the mreC gene encoding rod shape-determining protein MreC, which produces MRLFRSKRWWFLALILSVLIFTINFTAKNKDLFNRLGLPVITAISPAQKVLYTASLTIKEGFSTIPEMFALKKQNEELRKQVKELEQYKQRFLEYQRENINLRSMLGLKQRNFQYELEAAEVIGRDPGNWFNVILIDKGENNGIRKDMAVITDQGLAGYTISVGKNYAKVLLITDDRSSVSAMIERTRDNGILKGTIDPAPRGFVKMVFLPQEANLVKGDVVISSGLGGIIPKGIIIGEVVEAKKEPYDLMQYAIVRPEVDFQKLEQVFVIKSQNGNQGGSNP; this is translated from the coding sequence GTGCGTCTGTTTAGGAGCAAAAGATGGTGGTTTCTGGCCCTCATTCTGTCAGTGCTCATTTTTACTATAAATTTTACAGCCAAAAATAAAGATCTTTTTAACAGGTTAGGGCTTCCGGTTATAACTGCCATTAGCCCAGCTCAAAAAGTTTTGTATACAGCTAGTTTAACAATAAAAGAAGGTTTTAGCACCATTCCTGAAATGTTTGCCCTGAAAAAACAAAATGAAGAGCTGCGAAAACAGGTCAAGGAGCTTGAACAATACAAACAGCGGTTTTTAGAATACCAGAGGGAAAACATTAATCTCAGAAGTATGCTGGGTTTAAAACAACGTAATTTTCAATATGAACTGGAAGCGGCGGAAGTCATAGGCAGGGACCCCGGAAACTGGTTCAATGTGATTTTAATTGACAAGGGAGAAAACAATGGCATAAGGAAGGATATGGCTGTAATCACAGATCAAGGCCTGGCAGGGTATACAATCAGTGTAGGGAAAAACTATGCAAAAGTGCTTCTGATAACCGATGACCGGAGTTCGGTCAGTGCCATGATAGAACGCACACGGGATAATGGCATACTGAAAGGAACCATAGATCCAGCTCCAAGAGGTTTTGTGAAAATGGTTTTTTTGCCCCAGGAAGCCAACCTCGTCAAAGGTGACGTGGTGATATCCTCCGGTCTGGGGGGTATTATACCCAAGGGAATTATAATAGGAGAAGTGGTGGAGGCAAAGAAAGAACCGTATGACCTAATGCAGTATGCAATAGTAAGACCCGAGGTAGACTTTCAAAAACTTGAACAGGTATTTGTAATTAAAAGCCAGAATGGTAACCAGGGAGGTAGCAATCCTTGA
- a CDS encoding rod shape-determining protein produces MVSFFNMLSKDLGIDLGTANTLVHVRGKGIVSREPSVVAIQRDTGAILAVGDEAKQMIGRTPGNIIAIRPMKDGVIADFDVTQSMLKYFISKALRSRTFIKPRVVVGVPSGVTEVEKRAVIDATLQAGAREAYIIEEPMAAAIGAGLEVNEPTGNMVVDIGGGTTEVAIISLGGIVTSKSIRIGGDEMDESIVYYIKKEYNLMIGERTAEEIKISIGSAAGGPKEESMEVRGRDLVTGLPKTIKVTSEEVRTALAEPVNNIVDAIKVTLEKTPPELAADIMDRGIVMTGGGSLLSGLDKRVNQETGMPVHIAENPLDCVAMGTGKVLEGLDTWRRALISPKKVG; encoded by the coding sequence ATGGTTTCATTTTTCAATATGCTATCAAAGGATTTGGGCATTGATCTGGGTACTGCAAATACGCTGGTTCATGTGAGGGGAAAGGGCATAGTTTCGAGGGAACCTTCTGTGGTAGCCATCCAGAGAGACACTGGAGCTATTCTGGCTGTAGGGGATGAAGCTAAACAGATGATAGGCCGCACTCCAGGCAATATCATCGCCATTCGTCCCATGAAAGACGGAGTTATCGCAGACTTTGATGTGACTCAAAGCATGTTAAAATATTTTATCTCAAAAGCCCTGAGAAGCAGGACATTCATAAAGCCAAGGGTTGTGGTTGGCGTGCCTTCCGGTGTTACTGAGGTGGAAAAGCGGGCTGTAATTGACGCCACACTTCAAGCGGGAGCCCGGGAGGCCTATATTATAGAAGAGCCCATGGCTGCAGCCATTGGTGCGGGGCTCGAAGTCAATGAGCCTACGGGAAACATGGTGGTTGACATCGGCGGTGGTACTACCGAAGTAGCTATTATTTCCCTGGGAGGCATAGTCACCAGCAAATCCATCCGCATCGGCGGAGATGAGATGGACGAATCCATTGTATATTACATTAAAAAAGAATATAACCTCATGATTGGTGAACGTACGGCAGAAGAGATAAAGATATCCATCGGTTCTGCCGCCGGCGGACCCAAAGAAGAATCCATGGAAGTTAGGGGAAGAGACCTTGTAACAGGCCTTCCAAAAACCATAAAGGTTACTTCCGAAGAAGTCAGGACAGCTCTGGCGGAACCTGTCAACAACATAGTCGATGCCATAAAAGTAACCCTGGAGAAAACTCCCCCCGAACTGGCGGCGGATATTATGGACCGCGGCATAGTTATGACCGGTGGAGGTTCACTTTTGTCCGGCCTGGATAAACGGGTGAATCAGGAAACAGGGATGCCCGTGCACATTGCCGAAAATCCCCTGGATTGTGTGGCTATGGGAACAGGCAAAGTGCTTGAGGGCCTGGATACATGGAGACGGGCGCTGATTTCTCCTAAGAAAGTAGGTTAA